In Bacillus sp. KH172YL63, one genomic interval encodes:
- a CDS encoding helix-turn-helix transcriptional regulator has translation MTKEEIILIISEKLRLIRTEAGYTQDKMASVIGISKKTLVQIEKGRVMAGWTAAIAICALFKDSETLTTSLGGEPLEVIEIIAREGIDYRKEKTLGGKIWWKDLKRHHEYILQQNMFSQHFRILDAENYRIYSTFDETSAYTRFDELIGG, from the coding sequence ATGACAAAAGAAGAAATTATCTTAATCATTTCGGAGAAGTTAAGGCTGATCCGGACAGAAGCAGGATACACCCAGGATAAAATGGCAAGCGTCATAGGAATATCAAAAAAAACCCTCGTTCAGATAGAAAAAGGGAGAGTAATGGCCGGCTGGACGGCTGCGATTGCCATCTGTGCCCTGTTCAAAGATAGTGAAACCCTGACAACAAGCCTTGGAGGGGAACCTTTGGAAGTGATTGAAATCATCGCAAGGGAAGGCATTGACTACCGGAAAGAAAAGACGCTTGGAGGAAAAATCTGGTGGAAAGACCTGAAGCGTCACCACGAATACATCCTTCAACAAAACATGTTCAGTCAGCACTTCCGGATACTTGACGCGGAAAACTACCGGATCTACAGCACATTTGATGAAACCAGTGCCTACACGAGATTTGATGAATTGATTGGCGGATAA
- a CDS encoding NAD(P)-dependent oxidoreductase has translation MKIAIFGSTGRVGSVVLRNVQLEHEVKALTRRQSQTAVSCLEISGDVLNEEDVMKTIEGCDTVVSCLNTDKQDVLSKSMPILLKAMRAHGVKRIITCGTAGILQARKDSDLYRFQTSESKRRSTTAAEDHLKAFLMLQASDMDWTIVCPTYLPDGERRGEYRVEKDTLPQGGKSISIYDTGDFICRQLTDDRYIKSRVGICY, from the coding sequence ATGAAAATCGCTATTTTTGGGAGCACAGGAAGAGTCGGTTCCGTTGTTCTAAGAAATGTCCAATTGGAACATGAAGTTAAAGCTCTAACCCGAAGGCAAAGCCAGACGGCTGTTTCGTGTTTAGAGATATCAGGAGACGTATTGAATGAAGAAGACGTGATGAAAACGATTGAAGGCTGTGATACAGTGGTGAGCTGCTTGAACACGGATAAACAGGATGTGCTTTCAAAAAGCATGCCTATCCTCCTAAAAGCCATGAGAGCTCACGGCGTGAAAAGGATCATCACCTGCGGTACGGCAGGCATCCTCCAAGCACGGAAGGATTCAGACCTCTATCGCTTTCAAACGAGCGAATCGAAAAGGAGGAGTACAACGGCGGCAGAAGATCATTTAAAAGCTTTCTTGATGTTACAAGCTTCTGATATGGACTGGACGATCGTTTGCCCCACTTACTTGCCGGACGGGGAAAGACGGGGAGAATATCGGGTCGAGAAGGATACACTCCCACAAGGAGGGAAAAGCATTTCCATTTATGATACAGGGGATTTCATCTGCCGGCAGTTAACGGATGACCGCTATATCAAAAGCCGGGTAGGGATTTGTTATTAA
- a CDS encoding ABC transporter permease subunit: MLNGLWRRPRFLAGFLFITGVLLLSFMYEPFIEEHVKMYSFFDHNGERVGPPFTPAELPPFGSDRLGIPLWTYVIQGAKYTILIGLSISLLQMVLAFSLSVLFIKFFNKLQSLLEGLVEAMMYIPMAVIAYLLLSPISFVIEEPEKAFVKVLCIQIFILTIVGIPPLIVVLSKEIRKVLQEEFILSARTLGARGISLYKKHVLTALFPRLILLFFQRNVAVLILFAHLGFLEIFLGGAVEREIMIDVIRKFSLSNEWAGNIGKSYFELMVAPWILFVPLVALSLTAFSYNLMASSLQKILLGDKSRVKKSKKKDVDGGNRDKNVMEGMFVREKKEYFKG, encoded by the coding sequence ATGCTTAACGGTTTATGGAGGCGTCCCCGATTCCTTGCGGGCTTCCTGTTCATTACTGGCGTTTTATTGCTTAGTTTTATGTATGAACCTTTTATTGAAGAACATGTGAAAATGTACAGCTTCTTTGACCACAACGGTGAAAGGGTGGGACCGCCGTTTACACCGGCAGAGCTTCCCCCATTCGGTTCTGACCGGTTGGGGATCCCCCTCTGGACATACGTCATTCAGGGAGCGAAGTATACAATTCTGATCGGGTTGTCCATCAGTCTACTTCAAATGGTGCTTGCCTTTTCATTATCCGTCCTGTTCATTAAGTTCTTCAATAAACTACAAAGTTTGTTGGAAGGACTGGTAGAGGCCATGATGTATATTCCCATGGCCGTCATTGCTTATTTGCTTCTTTCACCGATCAGCTTCGTTATTGAAGAACCGGAAAAAGCATTTGTAAAGGTGCTGTGCATCCAAATCTTCATATTGACAATCGTCGGCATCCCGCCATTGATAGTCGTATTGTCAAAAGAAATCAGGAAAGTGCTTCAGGAAGAATTCATCCTTAGCGCCAGGACGCTCGGGGCCCGGGGGATTTCACTTTATAAGAAGCATGTGCTGACTGCCCTGTTCCCGAGGCTGATCCTGTTGTTTTTTCAGCGGAATGTGGCAGTGCTGATCCTGTTCGCCCACCTCGGTTTCCTTGAAATATTCCTTGGGGGTGCCGTTGAAAGGGAGATCATGATCGACGTGATCCGGAAGTTTTCCCTCTCCAACGAATGGGCGGGAAATATCGGTAAATCCTATTTTGAATTGATGGTCGCGCCCTGGATCCTTTTTGTCCCCCTTGTCGCCTTATCCTTGACGGCCTTTTCCTACAATCTTATGGCTTCATCCCTCCAGAAAATCCTGCTCGGGGACAAGAGTCGAGTGAAGAAGAGCAAGAAAAAGGACGTAGATGGTGGAAACCGGGATAAAAACGTAATGGAAGGGATGTTTGTGAGGGAAAAGAAGGAATATTTCAAAGGATAA
- a CDS encoding sigmaY antisigma factor component, which produces MTKEELYIFLLLIPILLAQSMYLFIDARKNGHHYWFWGIWGLIQCPMPLLFYFLFAKKVWKKYKARERKI; this is translated from the coding sequence ATGACAAAAGAAGAATTATATATTTTCCTTCTCCTCATACCGATCCTGCTGGCGCAAAGCATGTATTTGTTCATCGATGCAAGGAAGAATGGGCATCATTACTGGTTCTGGGGAATCTGGGGGTTGATTCAATGCCCGATGCCCCTCCTGTTTTATTTCCTGTTCGCGAAGAAAGTATGGAAAAAATATAAAGCAAGGGAGAGAAAGATATGA
- a CDS encoding MFS transporter, with protein sequence MKKLIEIFKNKIFLKLFFANFTSHMGSVIGMTAFMFYLLDRFAEKPMYASITEMMYSLPTLVVFFLVGVLADRMDRQKIAYHCDTISAFLTLVLFGAIFIGWLPFIFFVLFLRSGVQKFFFPAEQGILQGVLTKDDYSTAAGLNQMVMSLFMLLGNAVAIFVYWTTGIYGALVVDFLTFAVSAVLIKRCDIPEEVRLPNGKHSWKDLNIKSVSKDFTAGMKYILNHKLLLSLVGGFVVFGVVNGGFAVIPIFILKYKLAPQSYEEYSILLGIAFGAGVLIGSVFSSVLAQKLKFHVLIVAGLVISGTFIIAASFAPTTWIFLIVIFISALGLPLVNIAIGGWMPSIIDPKMMGRVQGWITPLMMLSQSITLGVIALTFPKIVTVEMLYWLVGGCLILVAIFYTLILPKYVKEEEDHSPAVLNG encoded by the coding sequence GTGAAGAAGTTGATTGAGATATTCAAGAATAAAATATTTTTAAAATTGTTTTTTGCTAATTTCACTTCGCATATGGGAAGTGTGATCGGGATGACTGCATTTATGTTTTACCTTCTTGATCGTTTTGCTGAGAAGCCCATGTATGCGTCCATTACGGAAATGATGTATTCGCTGCCTACACTGGTCGTGTTTTTCCTGGTCGGGGTACTGGCTGACAGGATGGACCGGCAGAAGATTGCCTATCATTGTGATACGATCAGTGCGTTTTTGACATTGGTGTTATTTGGGGCCATTTTCATCGGCTGGCTTCCGTTCATCTTTTTCGTGTTGTTCCTGCGGAGCGGTGTTCAGAAGTTCTTCTTCCCGGCTGAGCAGGGGATACTGCAAGGGGTTCTTACAAAGGATGATTATTCGACTGCTGCCGGCCTGAATCAAATGGTGATGAGTTTATTCATGCTGCTCGGAAATGCAGTGGCGATCTTTGTGTACTGGACGACCGGAATTTACGGTGCACTTGTGGTTGACTTTCTGACCTTCGCGGTTTCTGCCGTTTTGATCAAACGCTGTGATATCCCGGAGGAAGTCCGTCTCCCGAATGGGAAGCATTCCTGGAAAGACTTGAATATCAAATCTGTATCTAAAGACTTTACTGCCGGGATGAAGTATATCCTGAATCATAAGCTCCTTCTGTCTCTTGTTGGAGGATTTGTCGTGTTTGGTGTCGTGAACGGCGGGTTCGCGGTCATCCCAATTTTTATTTTGAAATATAAACTCGCCCCTCAGTCTTATGAAGAATACTCGATTCTCCTCGGAATTGCGTTTGGGGCAGGGGTCCTGATCGGCAGCGTTTTCTCCTCGGTGCTCGCTCAGAAATTGAAGTTTCACGTTTTGATTGTAGCGGGGCTCGTCATATCGGGGACGTTCATCATTGCCGCATCCTTTGCACCGACAACCTGGATCTTTCTGATTGTGATATTTATCTCTGCTCTTGGACTGCCCCTTGTGAACATCGCAATCGGCGGCTGGATGCCGAGTATCATCGATCCGAAGATGATGGGAAGGGTACAGGGATGGATCACTCCCCTGATGATGCTGTCACAATCCATTACCCTTGGGGTGATTGCCCTTACGTTCCCTAAAATCGTCACCGTCGAAATGCTGTACTGGCTCGTGGGCGGATGTTTGATTCTTGTAGCTATCTTCTACACACTCATCCTTCCTAAATACGTAAAGGAAGAAGAAGATCATTCCCCTGCGGTCTTAAATGGTTAG
- a CDS encoding YxlC family protein yields the protein MDKENDDLKELLDEGFRPLHEEIDGHTPPLQWFEQLVKDRQAEMKARFKRDFIVFLLIACCILTVLALTLFQMPLLFLLLQGAIFIGGTVFTGIIYVKKVKEI from the coding sequence ATGGATAAAGAAAATGATGACTTAAAGGAATTATTGGATGAAGGATTCAGGCCACTCCATGAAGAAATCGATGGGCATACACCACCTTTGCAATGGTTCGAGCAGCTGGTCAAGGACCGGCAGGCGGAGATGAAAGCGAGGTTCAAGCGCGATTTCATCGTGTTCCTTCTGATCGCCTGCTGCATCCTGACGGTGTTGGCCCTCACTTTATTTCAGATGCCACTTCTATTTCTCCTCCTTCAGGGGGCCATCTTTATAGGGGGGACGGTTTTTACCGGAATCATTTACGTGAAAAAGGTGAAAGAAATATGA
- the sigY gene encoding RNA polymerase sigma factor SigY, which yields MKEKQWIKQAKKGNHEAFALLFREHYPFLLKYLIKVTMDRDQAEELAQETMATCVEKIHQYHGKAKFSSWLISIATNRFIDLQRKKKREQEWKHEEVNIRKLRWEMESRNEEWNDVLGALAGLSEDVRLPIILKHYYGYSYEEIGRMMDISQGTVKSRVHNGIARLRKELKIDG from the coding sequence ATGAAAGAGAAACAATGGATCAAGCAAGCGAAAAAAGGGAATCACGAAGCCTTTGCTCTTCTTTTTAGGGAACATTATCCGTTTCTCTTAAAATATTTGATCAAGGTGACCATGGACCGGGATCAGGCTGAAGAGCTTGCCCAGGAAACGATGGCGACTTGTGTAGAGAAGATCCATCAGTATCATGGGAAAGCTAAATTTTCTTCATGGCTGATCTCGATTGCGACCAATCGCTTCATCGACCTTCAGCGGAAAAAGAAAAGGGAGCAGGAGTGGAAACATGAAGAAGTGAACATCAGAAAGCTGAGATGGGAAATGGAATCCAGGAATGAGGAGTGGAATGATGTGTTGGGTGCATTAGCGGGTTTGTCTGAAGATGTCAGGCTGCCAATCATCCTGAAGCATTATTACGGATATTCTTATGAAGAAATCGGCCGCATGATGGATATATCCCAAGGAACCGTTAAATCACGGGTGCACAATGGCATCGCTCGGCTCAGGAAGGAGTTGAAAATAGATGGATAA
- a CDS encoding ABC transporter permease subunit encodes MKALLQLFLIITGFILISVLPVLFYGAEKAELFYLMVKGNGSSFGFYPKEYLFGIYHIFTGIFHPGEWKVFILRNEYPLQDVLADRYIYSMKVFLFSLSLAVGISFIVSVCISLSSKWFQWAFMGMVNILESLPDVFIIIGVQLAVVMYFRETGVLIGEIAMMDKELYLLPVTCLTIVPTVFLIKTIVLLLKEEERKPYVELAKGKGLNALQVLVTHSFRNVVFSLFYRSKLIFSFMLSNLFILERLFNMRGIMDLLLWSGGITFVVISTVILLPFYLVFTMIEVRLKMSIGLKGDGTYA; translated from the coding sequence ATGAAAGCACTTCTTCAATTATTTCTGATCATAACGGGTTTCATCCTGATCAGTGTCTTGCCCGTATTGTTTTATGGAGCTGAAAAGGCGGAACTTTTCTACTTGATGGTAAAAGGTAACGGAAGTTCTTTTGGCTTTTATCCGAAGGAATACCTTTTCGGGATCTATCATATTTTCACAGGAATCTTTCATCCTGGAGAGTGGAAGGTGTTCATTTTGCGTAATGAATATCCTCTGCAGGATGTGCTGGCAGACAGATATATTTATTCTATGAAAGTATTTTTATTTTCATTAAGCTTGGCGGTGGGAATCTCATTTATTGTGAGCGTATGCATCTCCCTTTCGTCAAAATGGTTTCAATGGGCATTCATGGGGATGGTGAATATCCTTGAATCACTTCCTGACGTTTTTATTATCATTGGCGTTCAGCTGGCGGTGGTTATGTACTTCCGGGAAACCGGTGTGCTGATCGGTGAGATTGCGATGATGGATAAGGAATTATACCTGTTACCAGTGACATGTTTGACAATTGTCCCTACAGTGTTCCTGATCAAAACGATTGTATTGCTTCTCAAGGAAGAAGAGCGGAAGCCTTATGTCGAGCTTGCGAAAGGAAAAGGGTTGAACGCTTTACAGGTGTTGGTGACCCACAGTTTCCGGAATGTGGTATTCAGCTTATTCTACCGTTCGAAGCTGATTTTTTCTTTTATGCTCTCCAATTTGTTCATTTTGGAGAGGTTGTTCAATATGAGGGGAATCATGGATTTATTACTATGGTCGGGCGGGATCACTTTTGTCGTCATTTCAACTGTCATCCTCCTGCCGTTTTACCTGGTGTTCACAATGATTGAAGTCCGTTTGAAAATGAGCATTGGCTTAAAGGGGGACGGGACGTATGCTTAA
- a CDS encoding ABC transporter ATP-binding protein: MFSIFKKLSWFFKENWKRYTVAIGLLTIVGVLDVVPPKLVGNAIDDIHLGDMSWGDVGKYLWMIGGIALISYAMTYVWMYQLFGGAFLVERKLRSRFMGHLLKMTPTFFEKNRTGDLMARATNDLKAISVTAGFGVLTLIDSSVFMLTILFTMGFLISWKLTFAAILPLPIMALLMKVYGARIHKRFTEAQDAFGDLNDKVLESIAGVRVIRAYVQERADESRFGEMTEDVYRKNIAVAKIDSLFEPTIKVLVGLSYLIGLGYGAYLVFHQTITLGELVSFNVYLGMLIWPMFAIGELINVMQRGNASLDRVQETLDYEQDVKDGYHPKEVDAPDRIGFKDVDFQYPSSQVLNLSAVNVSIERGGTLGIVGKTGSGKTTFIKQLLREYPTGKGSLTIGGVPITDLSIQQVRDWIGYVPQDHVLFSRTVRENILFGRHDATEEDLEKAIELADFKKDLEMLPDGLNTLVGEKGVALSGGQKQRISIARALIKDPEILILDDSLSAVDAKTEAKIIDNIRKERDGKTTIITTHRLSAVQHADWIVVFEDGKVVEEGVHERLLENGGWYKEQFDRQQVEDSSREEVGA, from the coding sequence ATGTTCAGTATTTTTAAGAAGTTATCGTGGTTTTTTAAAGAAAATTGGAAGAGATATACCGTGGCAATCGGTTTGTTGACGATTGTCGGCGTGCTTGATGTGGTGCCCCCTAAACTTGTGGGGAATGCCATCGATGATATTCACCTCGGTGATATGTCGTGGGGGGATGTCGGGAAGTATCTGTGGATGATCGGGGGAATTGCCCTTATATCGTATGCCATGACGTATGTATGGATGTATCAGCTGTTCGGAGGGGCATTCCTTGTAGAACGGAAGCTCCGGAGCAGGTTTATGGGACATCTGTTAAAGATGACACCGACGTTCTTTGAGAAAAATCGTACAGGAGATCTGATGGCAAGGGCGACGAATGACCTGAAGGCGATTTCTGTCACGGCCGGGTTCGGGGTGCTGACATTGATCGATTCGAGCGTATTCATGCTTACGATTCTGTTTACGATGGGATTCCTCATCAGCTGGAAGCTGACGTTTGCGGCGATTTTGCCCCTTCCGATCATGGCGTTGCTCATGAAGGTGTATGGAGCGAGGATCCATAAGCGATTCACGGAAGCGCAGGATGCGTTCGGTGATCTCAACGATAAAGTGCTTGAATCGATTGCAGGCGTACGTGTGATCCGGGCGTATGTCCAGGAGCGGGCGGATGAATCCCGATTCGGAGAGATGACCGAAGATGTGTACAGAAAGAACATTGCTGTAGCCAAGATTGATTCCCTTTTTGAACCGACGATTAAAGTGCTTGTCGGGTTAAGTTATTTGATTGGTCTCGGGTATGGCGCATATCTGGTGTTTCATCAGACGATTACGTTAGGGGAACTGGTTTCATTTAACGTCTACCTCGGGATGCTGATCTGGCCGATGTTTGCAATCGGTGAACTGATCAATGTGATGCAGCGGGGAAATGCTTCCCTGGACCGGGTGCAGGAAACACTCGATTATGAACAGGATGTAAAGGACGGCTATCATCCGAAAGAAGTAGATGCACCAGATCGTATCGGATTCAAAGATGTTGATTTCCAATACCCTTCTTCCCAGGTCCTGAACTTAAGCGCGGTCAATGTAAGCATTGAACGGGGAGGGACGCTCGGGATCGTCGGGAAAACAGGCAGCGGGAAGACGACTTTCATCAAGCAGCTACTCCGTGAATACCCAACGGGGAAAGGATCCCTGACAATCGGAGGGGTGCCGATCACCGACCTGTCGATCCAGCAGGTGAGGGACTGGATCGGCTACGTTCCCCAGGATCATGTCCTGTTTTCAAGGACTGTAAGGGAAAACATACTATTCGGCCGACACGATGCAACTGAGGAAGATTTGGAAAAGGCAATAGAATTGGCCGATTTCAAGAAAGATTTAGAAATGCTTCCGGACGGATTGAATACGCTTGTTGGAGAAAAGGGGGTCGCCCTGTCAGGGGGACAAAAGCAGCGGATATCGATTGCACGGGCACTGATCAAAGATCCGGAAATCCTGATCCTCGATGATTCATTATCAGCGGTGGATGCCAAAACAGAAGCCAAGATCATAGACAATATACGTAAAGAACGTGACGGAAAAACAACGATCATTACGACTCACCGTCTATCGGCTGTGCAACATGCAGACTGGATTGTCGTATTTGAAGACGGGAAAGTGGTAGAAGAAGGCGTACACGAACGTCTCCTTGAAAATGGCGGCTGGTATAAAGAACAGTTTGACCGCCAACAAGTTGAAGATTCCTCACGGGAGGAGGTGGGCGCATGA
- a CDS encoding universal stress protein, with product MYKHILLAYDESDGSNKALDQVSKLMKNSIDTKLTVLHISDEKTANESRDHYTPTHAIADTSPGFDNQYMGNLSVSPDNKVRGTEEERHEIQTPASTHPTLKSARDKFTAYGIDANYIHLSGSEAKRICEYAKEIQADLVAVGCSTKTGMKKWVLGSVSEKVTQDCEASVLVVK from the coding sequence ATGTATAAACATATTTTATTGGCTTACGATGAAAGTGATGGAAGCAATAAAGCTTTAGATCAAGTATCGAAATTAATGAAGAATTCCATAGACACCAAATTGACCGTCCTCCATATCTCTGACGAAAAGACAGCGAATGAATCAAGGGACCACTACACGCCGACTCACGCAATCGCAGACACATCGCCGGGGTTCGATAATCAGTACATGGGAAACCTGTCTGTCTCCCCGGATAACAAAGTGCGGGGAACGGAGGAAGAACGCCACGAAATTCAGACGCCGGCATCGACACACCCAACTCTGAAAAGCGCCAGGGATAAATTTACTGCGTACGGGATAGATGCAAATTATATTCATCTTTCAGGGTCCGAAGCGAAGCGCATTTGTGAATATGCGAAAGAAATTCAGGCCGATCTCGTTGCAGTCGGGTGCAGTACAAAAACCGGCATGAAAAAATGGGTTCTCGGAAGCGTGAGTGAAAAAGTGACACAGGATTGTGAAGCGAGTGTCCTAGTGGTGAAATAA
- a CDS encoding ABC transporter ATP-binding protein — MKVGRKLTGYALIYKKIIIAALLMLSVSVAAELAGPFIAKKLIDDHILGIESSWYETVEGQDAVLYDGKWYKREQYFSDGEAKGDESRVLQVGRAFYFVPSSVSFDGERKVKAGELTISKGDESNTYPASKLTGEELLRFYNPEIPKIIKLIAFYFGLLVVAAFFQYGQRFYLQKAANRVIQKMRNDVFQHIQKLPIRYFDNLPAGKVVARITNDTEAIRDLYVTVLSTFFSSTIYIIGIYIALFILDVKLAAICLILIPILIIWTYLYRIYASKYNHIIRSKVSEINAMINESIQGMNIIQAFSREKKTREEFKDLNDTHFKYQNKLLSLNSMTSHNLVGVLRNITFVAFIWYFGGASIGVGSVVTLGVLYAFVDYINRLFQPVTGIVNQLANLEQALVAGERVFKLLDEDGVQVEDEKMARYEGNVSFEHVFFGYKKDEYVLKDITFTANKGETVALVGHTGSGKSSIMNLLFRFYDSNEGKILIDGKDIVDIPYQTIREHMGIVLQDPYLFTGTIASNVSLDDPRISRDQVEAALKAVGAEKVFKNLENGYDEPVIEKGSTLSSGQRQLISFARALAFNPAILILDEATSSIDTETESIIQEAMEVLKKGRTTFIIAHRLSTIKNADQILVLDRGEIVERGNHDELMKQMGRYYQMYQLQQGTKEEKAG, encoded by the coding sequence ATGAAAGTCGGAAGAAAATTAACCGGATATGCCCTTATTTATAAAAAAATTATCATTGCGGCCCTGTTGATGCTGAGTGTGTCGGTGGCGGCAGAACTGGCCGGTCCTTTTATCGCCAAGAAGCTGATTGATGACCATATCCTTGGGATAGAATCGAGCTGGTATGAGACGGTTGAGGGGCAGGATGCCGTCTTGTACGATGGAAAATGGTATAAACGTGAGCAGTATTTCTCAGACGGGGAGGCAAAAGGCGATGAAAGCCGGGTCCTTCAAGTTGGAAGAGCGTTTTATTTCGTCCCATCCTCCGTTTCATTTGATGGGGAAAGAAAGGTGAAAGCAGGGGAACTGACGATTTCAAAAGGGGATGAATCCAACACGTATCCTGCTTCAAAGTTGACAGGGGAAGAGTTGTTAAGGTTCTATAATCCGGAAATCCCAAAGATCATCAAACTGATCGCCTTTTATTTCGGGTTGCTTGTCGTCGCTGCCTTTTTCCAATATGGTCAGCGGTTCTATCTGCAAAAAGCAGCGAACAGGGTCATCCAAAAAATGCGGAATGACGTGTTTCAACATATTCAAAAGCTGCCGATCCGGTATTTTGATAATCTTCCTGCAGGGAAGGTAGTGGCGAGGATCACCAACGATACGGAAGCGATCCGGGATCTGTATGTCACGGTTTTATCAACCTTCTTTTCCAGTACGATTTATATCATCGGGATCTACATCGCCCTTTTCATTCTCGATGTGAAGCTGGCGGCGATTTGCTTGATCCTGATTCCGATCTTGATCATTTGGACGTATCTGTACCGGATTTATGCGTCGAAATACAATCATATCATCCGGTCCAAGGTCAGTGAGATCAACGCCATGATCAATGAATCGATCCAAGGGATGAACATCATCCAGGCGTTCAGCAGAGAGAAGAAGACGAGGGAAGAATTCAAGGATTTGAATGATACCCATTTCAAGTACCAGAATAAATTGTTAAGCCTTAACTCAATGACATCCCATAATCTCGTCGGGGTGCTGCGAAATATCACGTTTGTCGCTTTCATCTGGTATTTCGGAGGCGCTTCGATCGGCGTTGGCTCCGTGGTTACATTGGGCGTCCTATATGCCTTTGTCGATTACATCAACCGTTTATTCCAGCCGGTGACAGGCATTGTGAACCAGCTTGCCAATCTTGAGCAGGCACTTGTGGCAGGTGAGCGGGTATTCAAGCTGCTGGACGAGGACGGGGTTCAGGTAGAGGATGAAAAGATGGCCCGCTATGAAGGAAATGTAAGCTTTGAACATGTTTTCTTCGGATACAAAAAAGACGAATATGTGCTGAAGGATATTACCTTCACCGCGAACAAAGGGGAAACGGTGGCATTGGTCGGTCATACAGGATCAGGGAAAAGCTCGATCATGAATCTGCTGTTCCGTTTCTATGACAGCAATGAAGGGAAGATCCTGATTGACGGCAAAGACATCGTCGACATCCCTTATCAGACGATCCGTGAGCACATGGGAATCGTGCTGCAGGACCCGTACTTGTTCACTGGAACGATCGCTTCAAATGTAAGCCTTGATGATCCGCGGATTTCCCGGGATCAGGTAGAGGCTGCCCTTAAGGCGGTAGGGGCAGAGAAAGTGTTCAAGAATCTGGAGAACGGATACGATGAGCCGGTGATTGAGAAAGGGAGCACCCTTTCATCGGGGCAGCGACAGCTGATTTCCTTTGCAAGGGCACTTGCCTTCAATCCGGCGATCCTGATCCTGGACGAAGCGACTTCCAGCATCGATACGGAAACAGAATCGATCATACAGGAAGCCATGGAAGTCCTGAAAAAAGGAAGAACGACCTTCATCATCGCCCACCGGCTTTCCACGATCAAAAATGCCGATCAAATCCTTGTGTTGGACCGGGGAGAAATCGTAGAGCGTGGTAACCATGATGAGCTGATGAAGCAAATGGGCCGTTATTACCAAATGTATCAGCTCCAGCAGGGCACGAAGGAAGAAAAGGCAGGGTAA
- a CDS encoding YbjQ family protein yields the protein MIIVTSAFVPGREVKELKGFVRGSTVQAKHIGKDIIAGLKTLIGGEISEYSELMEEARKQAIERMTNEAEKLGANAVIAVRLETSSVMQNASEIIAYGTAVFVE from the coding sequence ATGATCATCGTGACGTCAGCGTTTGTACCAGGCAGGGAAGTGAAAGAACTGAAGGGCTTTGTGAGGGGCAGCACCGTGCAGGCCAAGCATATCGGAAAGGATATCATCGCCGGACTGAAAACACTCATCGGTGGAGAAATCAGCGAATACAGTGAGCTGATGGAGGAAGCAAGAAAGCAGGCAATCGAGCGGATGACAAATGAAGCGGAGAAGCTCGGGGCGAATGCGGTCATTGCGGTCCGTCTCGAAACGTCTTCGGTCATGCAAAATGCATCAGAAATCATCGCCTACGGGACGGCCGTTTTTGTGGAGTAA
- a CDS encoding endolytic transglycosylase MltG has product MTVTSHSLRSFAAGLLIATSLIGAVYLFGPAEAKSSEKEAPVKVEKISEDKMVEELTSKGYVIHTEDQWNKQLADMNEKQEKSENKKDEKSDGKVIYRTMLTVSTGMTSIDVGNALESAHIIESGLDFYKEVEKRGVENDLRPGTFQVESGMTTDEIISTIFK; this is encoded by the coding sequence ATGACAGTGACATCTCATTCTTTGCGCAGCTTTGCTGCAGGCCTCTTGATTGCCACAAGTTTGATCGGTGCTGTATATCTTTTCGGCCCTGCAGAGGCGAAAAGCTCGGAGAAAGAAGCGCCGGTTAAAGTGGAGAAAATCTCTGAGGATAAAATGGTGGAAGAGCTGACTTCAAAGGGTTATGTGATCCATACAGAAGATCAATGGAACAAGCAGCTGGCTGACATGAACGAAAAGCAGGAAAAAAGCGAAAACAAAAAAGATGAAAAATCAGATGGTAAGGTCATCTATCGTACGATGCTGACCGTCTCTACCGGGATGACGAGCATCGATGTTGGGAATGCATTGGAGAGCGCCCACATCATTGAGAGCGGGCTGGATTTCTATAAAGAAGTTGAGAAGCGCGGTGTGGAAAATGACCTGCGCCCAGGCACGTTCCAAGTGGAAAGCGGAATGACAACTGATGAAATCATTTCAACGATTTTTAAATAA